A genome region from Cervus canadensis isolate Bull #8, Minnesota chromosome 10, ASM1932006v1, whole genome shotgun sequence includes the following:
- the LOC122448030 gene encoding beta-defensin 29-like: MKTYLMTIVILLILVHKTSGSMKNLPRRQTMEKEKKCENNQGFCRKKCQDQEVELRYCLSGKMCCISTYSTLITYLEKETIHTRHLGTTLSEHVY; the protein is encoded by the exons ATGAAGACTTATTTAATGACCATTGTCATCCTTCTGATCCTGGTTCATAAGACTTCAG GAAGCATGAAGAATTTACCGAGAAGACAGAcgatggagaaagaaaagaaatgtgagaaTAACCAAGGATTCTGCAGAAAGAAGTGCCAAGACCAAGAAGTTGAACTGCGCTACTGTTTAAGTGGCAAAATGTGCTGTATAAGTACATATTCAACCTTAATTACTTATCTAGAAAAGGAAACTATTCACACAAGACATTTAGGTACCACCTTAAGTGAACATGTTTACTGA
- the DEFB116 gene encoding beta-defensin 116, which translates to MKPCLMTISILLILVHKTPGGLYRSYYGKNQEESWNPCQLHQGTCRNACRKYELPYLTCLNHEKCCLKFLVKVESANHMKQESNSSSSLSVTMLSNYSQI; encoded by the exons ATGAAGCCTTGTTTAATGACCATTTCCATCCTTCTGATCCTGGTTCATAAGACTCCAG GTGGCCTGTACAGATCCTATTATGGCAAGAACCAAGAAGAGTCTTGGAATCCATGCCAGCTTCACCAAGGCACATGCCGAAATGCCTGCAGAAAATATGAACTTCCATACTTAACCTGTCTAAATCACGAAAAGTGCTGCCTAAAATTTTTAGTGAAAGTGGAAAGTGCAAACCATATGAAGCAGGAGTCTAACTCCAGCTCCAGTTTGTCAGTTACAATGCTTTCAAACTATTCTCAGATTTGA